A stretch of Pseudorhodobacter turbinis DNA encodes these proteins:
- a CDS encoding carboxymuconolactone decarboxylase family protein, which yields MTKDLPGAAGDLAKSQPEIWSAYSALGEACAEAGKLSARERRLVKLALAIGVASEGAVHSHVRRGLAEGISADDMTQVSLLAIGPLGFPRAVAAGTWISDIIKKS from the coding sequence ATGACCAAAGACCTCCCCGGTGCCGCCGGCGATCTCGCCAAAAGCCAGCCAGAAATCTGGTCCGCCTACTCAGCCCTCGGTGAAGCCTGCGCAGAGGCCGGTAAGCTGTCAGCGCGGGAGCGCCGTCTCGTCAAACTCGCACTTGCCATTGGAGTCGCTTCGGAAGGCGCCGTTCACTCACACGTCCGTCGCGGACTGGCCGAGGGTATTTCTGCCGATGACATGACACAGGTTTCCCTGCTCGCAATAGGCCCGCTCGGCTTCCCCCGCGCCGTCGCTGCAGGAACGTGGATTTCGGATATTATCAAAAAATCATAA
- the moaA gene encoding GTP 3',8-cyclase MoaA: MPLDNTTAPLIDSFGRKVTYLRLSVTDRCDLRCTYCMAENMTFLPRREVLSLEELAQLSDVFIRHGVRKLRLTGGEPLVRRDVMDLFKDLSKYLQSGMLDELTLTTNGTLLAKYAETLAACGVKRVNVSLDTLDPARYREVTRIGDIRMVLAGIDAAISAGLQVKLNAVASRGAFEDEVDALIAFAHARGADLTLIEEMPLGDTGLDRSQSVLSLRDLQADLAKRWTLTPQRKNSGGPARYMRVEQTGGQIGFISPMSCNFCALCNRVRVSCMGQLYTCMGDEGSVDLRAPLRHSETAVEGTIRAALMAKPERHSFDLDRMAEPAVTRHMSALGG, from the coding sequence ATGCCGCTTGATAATACCACCGCTCCGCTCATTGACAGCTTCGGGCGCAAAGTCACCTATCTTCGCCTTTCTGTGACAGACCGCTGCGATCTGCGCTGCACCTATTGCATGGCCGAAAACATGACATTTCTGCCTAGGCGCGAGGTCCTCAGCCTTGAAGAACTCGCGCAGCTCAGCGATGTCTTCATCCGCCATGGTGTGCGCAAACTGCGCCTCACAGGGGGCGAGCCTCTGGTGCGCCGTGATGTAATGGATTTGTTCAAAGACCTGTCTAAATATCTGCAATCCGGCATGCTTGACGAGTTGACCCTGACAACCAACGGGACATTGCTGGCCAAATATGCCGAGACCCTTGCCGCCTGCGGCGTGAAACGGGTCAATGTCTCGCTCGACACGCTTGACCCTGCGCGCTACCGCGAAGTCACCCGCATCGGCGATATCCGCATGGTGCTTGCCGGTATCGACGCCGCCATTTCGGCAGGCCTGCAAGTCAAGCTGAACGCCGTTGCCAGCCGTGGCGCGTTTGAAGACGAGGTCGACGCGCTTATCGCCTTTGCACATGCGCGCGGTGCCGACCTTACCCTGATTGAAGAAATGCCGCTGGGCGACACAGGTCTTGACCGAAGCCAGAGCGTTCTGTCACTGCGAGATCTGCAAGCAGACCTCGCTAAGCGCTGGACACTGACGCCACAACGCAAAAACTCTGGCGGCCCCGCGCGCTACATGCGGGTAGAGCAAACCGGCGGGCAGATCGGCTTTATCTCACCGATGTCCTGCAACTTCTGTGCGCTTTGTAACCGCGTGCGCGTCAGCTGCATGGGGCAGCTTTATACCTGTATGGGCGATGAAGGATCAGTTGATCTGCGCGCGCCTTTGCGCCATTCTGAAACAGCCGTCGAAGGTACAATTCGCGCCGCTTTGATGGCCAAGCCCGAGCGCCATAGCTTTGATCTTGACCGCATGGCAGAACCCGCTGTGACACGCCACATGTCCGCCCTCGGCGGATAA
- a CDS encoding DUF2478 domain-containing protein: MSFSPLAAIRFESSDIDGFLNTIAEALTASGYRVRGALQTRGAEGGECHCADMDLTTLGSQQVFRISQPLGNGSRGCRLHPGALADCSAFIEQELVAGADLLILNRFGRGESEGRGFRDLIGKAIALDVPVLTAVRPTYAKDWEEFGAGVACDLPMDRAAALRWFSAVQEARHAA, from the coding sequence ATGAGCTTTTCCCCCCTTGCCGCCATCCGTTTTGAAAGCAGCGATATAGATGGTTTCCTCAACACAATCGCCGAAGCGCTGACAGCCAGTGGCTACCGCGTCCGCGGCGCTTTGCAAACCCGCGGTGCCGAGGGCGGCGAGTGCCACTGCGCCGATATGGATCTGACAACGCTCGGCTCGCAGCAGGTGTTCCGCATCTCGCAACCTCTGGGCAACGGCTCGCGCGGGTGCCGCCTGCATCCCGGTGCTTTGGCGGACTGTTCTGCCTTCATTGAACAAGAACTGGTGGCTGGCGCCGATTTGCTGATCCTCAACCGTTTCGGGCGCGGCGAAAGCGAGGGGCGCGGTTTTCGTGACCTGATCGGAAAGGCGATCGCGCTGGATGTGCCTGTACTCACCGCCGTGCGCCCGACATATGCCAAAGACTGGGAAGAGTTCGGCGCAGGCGTGGCCTGTGATTTGCCGATGGATCGCGCCGCCGCGCTGCGCTGGTTTTCAGCGGTTCAAGAGGCGCGCCATGCCGCTTGA
- the glp gene encoding gephyrin-like molybdotransferase Glp has translation MHIAPVTGGCSCDTLSDATEMMSLSDALDRALAQVAPIPDIHTVALAQSYGRTTAKAVCAAEAMPFFDNSAMDGFALRCADLVGVNRLPIAGTVSAGDSPRALPQGTALRIFTGALLPQGADAVVMVERSHEAQGHVSFTTIPSVGDNIRRAGSDQSAGQKLLAAGTRIGAHHIGLLAANGIEHVDVIRRPCVAVFSTGDELRSGQRKLGQIPDANRPMLLALASAAGADVTDLGILPDDAEATARALKNLGAHYDLILTSGAVSLGGKDHIIEALVAAGGTVQGWRVALKPGKPVMFGKLGYAAFTGLPGNPFAVHVGFHMFVLPQIARMLGAKPAPFAPVPAVAGFDWSRKAGRAEVFPVRLAAYTASGLPVLERLGHSVSATLLPLGKADGLAIVPADCREISTGASLYWRPFCLSGEQK, from the coding sequence ATGCACATCGCTCCCGTAACAGGCGGCTGTAGCTGCGATACCCTCTCTGATGCCACAGAGATGATGAGCCTCAGCGACGCGCTGGACCGCGCCCTTGCACAGGTCGCGCCGATCCCCGACATACACACCGTTGCGCTCGCCCAATCGTATGGCCGCACCACCGCCAAAGCCGTATGCGCCGCCGAGGCGATGCCGTTTTTTGACAACTCCGCCATGGACGGCTTTGCGCTGCGCTGCGCAGACCTTGTTGGCGTGAACCGCCTGCCAATTGCCGGAACCGTATCCGCAGGCGACAGCCCGCGCGCGCTGCCCCAAGGGACGGCGCTCCGCATATTCACAGGCGCACTGCTGCCACAGGGCGCTGATGCGGTTGTGATGGTCGAGCGTTCCCATGAGGCACAGGGCCATGTCTCCTTTACCACCATTCCGTCAGTTGGCGACAATATCCGCCGCGCCGGCAGTGATCAAAGCGCCGGGCAGAAACTGCTTGCTGCGGGCACCCGTATCGGCGCGCATCACATCGGCCTGCTGGCTGCCAATGGTATCGAGCATGTTGACGTTATCCGCCGCCCCTGCGTTGCTGTGTTCTCAACCGGAGACGAGTTGCGCAGCGGGCAACGCAAGCTTGGCCAGATCCCCGATGCAAACCGCCCTATGCTTCTTGCCCTTGCAAGTGCCGCAGGGGCTGACGTGACCGATCTGGGCATCTTGCCCGACGATGCAGAGGCCACTGCAAGAGCACTCAAAAATCTCGGCGCGCATTACGATCTGATCCTCACCTCGGGCGCGGTTTCACTTGGCGGCAAAGACCATATCATTGAGGCCCTCGTTGCGGCTGGCGGCACTGTTCAGGGCTGGCGCGTGGCGCTTAAACCCGGCAAGCCGGTTATGTTTGGCAAGCTGGGGTATGCCGCATTCACAGGCCTTCCGGGCAACCCCTTTGCGGTGCATGTGGGCTTTCACATGTTTGTTTTGCCGCAAATCGCCCGCATGTTGGGCGCAAAGCCTGCACCTTTTGCGCCTGTGCCCGCTGTCGCAGGGTTTGACTGGTCGCGCAAAGCTGGCCGTGCCGAGGTTTTTCCCGTGCGCCTTGCTGCCTACACCGCAAGCGGCCTGCCCGTTCTGGAGCGTCTGGGGCACAGCGTCTCGGCAACTCTTCTGCCGCTTGGTAAAGCTGATGGCCTTGCCATTGTCCCCGCCGATTGTCGCGAAATATCAACTGGCGCGTCACTCTACTGGCGCCCCTTCTGCCTTTCAGGAGAGCAAAAATGA
- a CDS encoding molybdopterin-dependent oxidoreductase — MSFTKPTRRLFLQGGAAMFGSTSLLGTTALAGLDPNSYGDRIFHATHFGSFEAIVRDGKMIAIDSVEDVDKRPTAMLNIGVLDRTYDKSRINYPMVRKSYLAGWETGDTKPELRGREEYVKVDWDTAWSLTAKALLDTAANHGNRAIFSSSYGGWSNAGSFRPNVLQGRMINLIGGCTNTAGDWSAGASQVSLPHIIGDMEVYSPQSAWETIRDECDVFVLVGCDPIKNNRIEFTVADHDMSQRWEMIRDAGVKFISINPQKTASDEVLNADWVKIVPNTDVALFCAMANHVLEMGLQDQAYMDKYTVGSEKWIAYVKGDDDGVAKTPEWAAKITGIDAAKIRELAELFAKSNTNIAGAWSLQRAQHGEMTHWAIINFASLTGKIGKPGCGVGFSWHYGGGGMPASGKATPVGMSQGRNFVTTVCPASRITDMLENPGKEVFYNGNTHTYPDVKVIFNAGNNFMSHQQDTNRLIRALEKVETVVSVDVWWTAATRWADIVMPAASTLEQNDISVGGTYSNDKIYAMKKVIEPIGDSLPDYEIFEGLADKLGIWTQFTEGEDKMYHIKLAYAATDAAKHTPFEEFWEKGYARQEVPEAAHKWTRHNAFYNDPEGSPLHTTSGKIEMFCEDFAKLEIEDCPGMPMWMEKHEYLGNAKKGQLHVVSPHPWFRLHSQMDQSEKLRELYKIQGREPVRINTEDAASRGIEDGDLVELYNDRGTVIAGAVISDEIMKGVVSIYEGAWPSLDSKGRCNSGLVNFLTSTQPSSGLAQATTANTVLCSMRKCEDPEGPNMAYEKPPIIEDMEIAEIDEDKLGLDRLEALTEKLYADMGPGEKMYYERCTVCHAPREVTHFTTQQWKGITPSMFPRAGLEGDEAELVMDFLMKNASDAM; from the coding sequence ATGTCATTCACCAAACCAACCCGGCGCTTGTTCCTGCAAGGCGGCGCTGCCATGTTCGGCTCAACCAGCCTGCTGGGTACAACTGCACTCGCCGGACTTGACCCCAATTCATATGGCGATCGCATCTTCCACGCAACGCATTTCGGCTCATTTGAGGCGATCGTGCGCGATGGCAAGATGATCGCCATCGATTCCGTCGAGGATGTCGACAAGCGCCCGACAGCGATGTTGAACATCGGCGTGTTGGACCGGACCTACGACAAGTCCCGCATCAACTATCCGATGGTGCGCAAGTCCTATCTGGCAGGCTGGGAAACCGGTGATACCAAGCCCGAGCTGCGCGGCCGTGAGGAATACGTCAAGGTTGACTGGGACACCGCGTGGAGCCTGACGGCCAAAGCCCTGCTCGACACCGCCGCCAACCATGGCAACCGGGCGATCTTCAGCTCGTCCTATGGTGGCTGGTCGAACGCAGGCAGCTTCCGTCCCAACGTTCTGCAAGGGCGTATGATCAACCTGATCGGTGGCTGCACCAACACGGCTGGTGACTGGTCGGCCGGTGCGTCGCAGGTTTCACTGCCGCACATTATCGGCGATATGGAAGTTTACTCGCCACAGTCCGCGTGGGAAACCATCCGCGACGAATGTGACGTCTTTGTTCTGGTCGGTTGCGACCCGATCAAAAACAACCGCATTGAATTTACGGTGGCTGACCACGATATGTCTCAGCGCTGGGAAATGATCCGCGATGCAGGCGTCAAGTTCATCTCGATCAACCCGCAGAAAACCGCCTCTGACGAGGTTCTGAATGCCGACTGGGTCAAGATTGTACCGAATACGGACGTGGCACTGTTCTGCGCTATGGCCAACCATGTGCTGGAAATGGGCCTGCAAGACCAAGCCTATATGGACAAGTATACAGTCGGTTCCGAGAAATGGATCGCCTATGTCAAAGGTGACGATGACGGCGTGGCCAAAACACCTGAATGGGCGGCCAAGATCACCGGCATTGACGCGGCGAAAATCCGGGAACTGGCCGAACTGTTCGCCAAATCCAACACAAACATTGCTGGTGCATGGTCGCTGCAACGCGCCCAGCACGGCGAGATGACCCATTGGGCCATCATCAACTTTGCCTCACTGACAGGAAAAATCGGCAAGCCGGGCTGTGGCGTTGGTTTCTCGTGGCACTATGGCGGTGGCGGAATGCCGGCATCTGGCAAGGCAACACCTGTGGGCATGTCTCAGGGGCGTAACTTTGTGACGACTGTCTGCCCTGCCAGCCGGATCACTGACATGCTGGAAAACCCCGGCAAGGAAGTCTTCTACAACGGCAACACCCACACATACCCTGATGTGAAGGTGATCTTTAACGCCGGTAACAACTTTATGAGCCACCAGCAGGATACCAACCGGCTGATCCGTGCGCTTGAAAAAGTCGAAACCGTTGTCAGTGTTGACGTTTGGTGGACAGCCGCAACACGTTGGGCTGACATCGTTATGCCTGCGGCATCGACGCTGGAGCAAAATGACATCAGTGTCGGCGGCACCTATTCCAACGACAAGATCTATGCGATGAAAAAGGTGATCGAACCTATTGGCGACAGCCTTCCAGATTACGAAATCTTTGAAGGTCTGGCTGACAAACTCGGCATCTGGACGCAGTTCACCGAAGGCGAAGACAAGATGTATCACATCAAGCTGGCCTATGCCGCGACAGATGCAGCCAAGCATACGCCGTTCGAGGAGTTCTGGGAAAAAGGCTATGCCCGCCAAGAGGTGCCCGAGGCAGCCCATAAGTGGACACGCCACAACGCGTTCTACAATGACCCCGAAGGCAGCCCGCTGCACACGACATCCGGCAAGATCGAAATGTTCTGCGAAGACTTTGCAAAGCTTGAGATCGAAGATTGCCCCGGCATGCCAATGTGGATGGAAAAGCACGAGTACCTCGGCAACGCCAAAAAAGGCCAACTGCACGTTGTATCGCCGCACCCGTGGTTCCGCCTGCACAGCCAGATGGACCAGTCGGAAAAGCTGCGTGAACTCTACAAAATCCAGGGCCGCGAGCCTGTCCGGATCAACACCGAAGACGCCGCATCACGTGGCATCGAGGATGGCGATCTGGTCGAGCTTTACAATGATCGTGGCACAGTGATCGCAGGCGCTGTTATCAGCGATGAGATCATGAAAGGTGTGGTCTCGATCTATGAAGGGGCATGGCCGTCGCTTGACAGCAAGGGTCGCTGTAACTCGGGTCTGGTCAACTTCCTGACCTCGACACAGCCATCTTCGGGTCTTGCTCAGGCGACAACAGCGAACACTGTCCTGTGCAGCATGCGCAAATGTGAAGACCCGGAAGGTCCGAACATGGCCTATGAAAAGCCTCCCATCATCGAGGACATGGAGATCGCCGAGATCGACGAGGACAAGCTGGGCCTTGACCGTCTCGAAGCCCTGACCGAAAAACTTTATGCTGACATGGGCCCGGGTGAAAAGATGTACTACGAGCGCTGCACTGTTTGCCACGCGCCTCGTGAAGTCACCCACTTCACCACGCAGCAGTGGAAGGGCATCACACCGTCGATGTTCCCACGTGCAGGTCTCGAAGGCGATGAGGCTGAACTTGTCATGGACTTCCTGATGAAGAACGCCTCTGACGCGATGTAA
- a CDS encoding response regulator: protein MAQHILIVEDDRTTRMRLAAYLRTQGYRVSEAEGAGEMEAIMQTDPPELLLIDINLEGKDGLTITREQRAASRVGIILLTARDDQIDKIVGLEMGADDYVVKPFDKRELAARVKNLLSRIADIGQAPEGPPPVENFGPWCFDRIRRRLVSAARIESLTSQEFEIMAALADHPGQTLSRARLSEIIGRETMRSSDRMIDVVVGRLRKKLEKDPTNPEWILTMHGQGYHFVDPASV, encoded by the coding sequence ATGGCACAGCACATACTCATTGTTGAAGACGACCGTACGACGCGCATGCGCTTGGCAGCCTATCTGCGCACGCAGGGCTATCGCGTCAGCGAGGCCGAGGGCGCGGGTGAAATGGAAGCGATCATGCAGACAGACCCGCCCGAGCTGTTGCTGATTGACATCAACCTTGAGGGCAAGGACGGGCTGACCATCACCCGCGAGCAGCGTGCGGCGTCGCGGGTTGGGATTATTTTACTCACGGCGCGCGATGATCAGATCGACAAGATCGTCGGGCTTGAAATGGGTGCCGACGACTACGTGGTCAAGCCGTTTGACAAGCGCGAACTGGCGGCGCGGGTGAAGAACCTCTTGTCGCGGATTGCCGATATCGGGCAAGCGCCCGAAGGCCCGCCGCCGGTTGAGAATTTTGGCCCGTGGTGCTTTGACCGTATCCGGCGCAGGCTGGTATCAGCGGCTCGAATTGAAAGCCTTACCTCGCAAGAGTTTGAGATTATGGCAGCACTTGCCGACCATCCCGGCCAGACGCTGAGCCGCGCACGCCTGTCGGAAATAATCGGACGCGAGACGATGCGGTCAAGTGACCGGATGATTGATGTTGTTGTGGGGCGGCTGCGCAAAAAGCTGGAGAAAGACCCTACAAATCCCGAGTGGATTCTTACAATGCATGGGCAGGGCTATCATTTTGTCGACCCTGCATCTGTCTGA
- a CDS encoding ATP-binding protein, with protein sequence MRKTRFDTRLIQILSAMAVLAIMVGVAAIAVNRYLVRSHKELIETSLPAMELASRIGAATEVVGTLAVAFEQADTSEDFDQITTALRAAVSNIEAGARELESISLGSSAKLPPSQAAVIAARMAKNGHEDVRLKVRIAHVELGIADAGAQLASLIEAETDLARLRITAGIVGIYTDIEANPRAALDTLADRHFFAFERITELARMIDAVRLELQRVPNTTSIEEIAHLHAELGGQLALITRRLTYLPTLSAREKAATLLQQHQDALADEGLIGLQRKRLAVQRAITADSDNLRTVISRLSERARHARDTVQAQGLERIAAAQTRSSQMTAALLALVAAAVIAGAILWLYARKQLVTRMGNLSRRIVAVAGGDYDAPMAISGHDEIGRMEKALNILRRRATDADRLRGNLEEAVIARTGDVVAEMKASDTARAEAEAANSSKTEFLARMSHEIRTPLNGIIGMLDLLEADERDPARKERALAALNSSRELLEITNDILNYAGAEDSANRSSPVHFLLRELVGQLGQQLQSLAAQKKLDVAIHLAEPAPMVLLGDVVKIRQIVGNLISNAVKYTKRGSVALSVDHAIDAQSGQPVISFSVTDTGVGMTQNAVTHAFDAYMRTDAAKRAGIEGMGLGLAISRKLTEALGGGLSVASEPGVGSQFTLTLPLAMGDPALARDEPARLPDIQYGQNVLVIDDHPVNLMVARGYLERLGCHVHVAATGTEGLKAGAEQKYDLVLIDLDLPDMRGEEVAAQLRLHQDAPLLVALTAYMIEDTVDNRAKIGVARILHKPVSARALAAVLAKVLGGNTSNAAAESSELDLVLQCLREDMSDLGAETTGLIVGEFLKDLTAAVNAVINTSGVVQQKAAHKLKGAAANFRLESFCTALALVEATADDDALKAMQQLADEAARTLATAASSAGLQTDAGSTK encoded by the coding sequence ATGCGCAAAACAAGATTTGACACGCGACTGATCCAGATTCTCTCGGCTATGGCTGTGCTGGCCATTATGGTGGGTGTGGCGGCAATCGCGGTCAACCGCTATCTGGTGCGCAGCCATAAAGAGTTGATCGAGACGAGCCTCCCGGCGATGGAACTGGCAAGCCGCATTGGTGCTGCCACCGAAGTCGTCGGCACACTCGCGGTCGCTTTTGAGCAAGCCGACACCTCCGAGGACTTTGACCAGATCACTACGGCCCTTAGGGCTGCGGTCAGCAACATAGAAGCAGGCGCGCGCGAGTTGGAAAGCATCAGCCTTGGTTCTTCCGCCAAGCTACCGCCCTCACAGGCCGCAGTAATCGCGGCGCGGATGGCGAAAAACGGTCATGAAGACGTGCGCCTGAAGGTACGAATTGCCCATGTTGAGCTTGGCATCGCGGATGCAGGTGCGCAGCTTGCCAGCCTGATTGAAGCTGAAACAGACCTTGCCCGTCTTCGGATCACGGCGGGAATTGTCGGAATTTACACCGACATCGAAGCCAATCCGCGCGCGGCACTTGATACGCTGGCAGACCGGCACTTCTTTGCCTTTGAGCGGATCACCGAACTCGCGCGCATGATTGACGCGGTGCGGTTGGAGCTTCAGCGCGTGCCAAATACCACAAGCATTGAAGAGATCGCGCACCTGCACGCCGAATTAGGCGGGCAACTCGCCCTCATAACGCGCCGCCTTACCTATCTTCCGACACTCTCGGCACGCGAAAAGGCTGCAACCCTTTTGCAACAGCATCAGGATGCTCTTGCAGACGAGGGTCTGATCGGCCTTCAGCGGAAGCGGCTTGCGGTGCAACGCGCAATCACCGCCGATAGCGATAATTTACGCACAGTCATTTCCCGGCTGTCGGAGCGGGCAAGGCACGCGCGCGATACCGTGCAAGCTCAGGGGCTTGAAAGGATCGCCGCGGCGCAAACTCGGTCGTCTCAAATGACGGCGGCGCTGCTTGCTTTGGTCGCGGCTGCCGTCATTGCTGGTGCTATCTTGTGGCTTTATGCGCGCAAACAGCTGGTCACACGTATGGGCAACCTGTCGCGCCGCATCGTCGCGGTTGCGGGCGGCGATTACGATGCGCCTATGGCAATCAGCGGGCATGACGAGATTGGACGCATGGAAAAGGCGCTGAACATCCTGCGTCGCCGTGCAACCGATGCCGACCGTTTGCGCGGCAACCTCGAAGAGGCCGTCATTGCGCGAACCGGGGATGTCGTGGCCGAGATGAAGGCGTCTGACACCGCCCGCGCCGAGGCTGAGGCCGCCAACAGCAGCAAAACCGAGTTTCTTGCCCGCATGAGCCATGAAATCCGCACGCCGCTGAACGGCATCATCGGCATGCTAGATTTACTGGAGGCTGACGAGCGCGACCCCGCACGGAAAGAGCGCGCCCTTGCCGCGCTGAACTCGTCGCGCGAATTGCTTGAGATCACCAACGACATCCTGAACTATGCTGGTGCCGAAGATAGCGCGAACCGCAGCAGTCCCGTTCATTTCCTTCTGCGCGAGCTTGTCGGGCAGCTGGGCCAGCAGTTGCAATCACTCGCCGCGCAAAAGAAACTGGACGTCGCAATCCACCTTGCCGAGCCTGCACCGATGGTATTGTTGGGCGACGTGGTCAAAATCCGCCAGATTGTCGGCAACCTTATCTCGAACGCCGTAAAATACACCAAACGCGGCAGTGTCGCGCTATCTGTCGATCACGCGATTGACGCGCAGAGCGGGCAGCCCGTGATCAGCTTTAGTGTCACTGACACCGGTGTCGGCATGACACAAAACGCCGTCACACATGCGTTTGATGCTTATATGCGGACCGATGCTGCAAAACGGGCTGGCATTGAAGGTATGGGGCTTGGGCTGGCCATCTCGCGCAAGCTGACAGAAGCCCTTGGCGGAGGGCTTAGTGTTGCTAGCGAGCCTGGCGTTGGCAGCCAGTTTACACTGACGTTACCGCTTGCAATGGGTGATCCGGCTCTTGCCCGCGACGAACCTGCCCGATTGCCAGACATCCAGTATGGCCAGAACGTGTTGGTTATCGACGATCATCCCGTCAATCTGATGGTCGCGCGGGGCTATCTGGAGCGGCTCGGCTGCCATGTTCACGTCGCAGCGACAGGTACAGAGGGGCTGAAAGCCGGTGCTGAACAGAAATATGACCTTGTACTGATTGATCTGGATTTACCCGATATGCGCGGCGAAGAGGTTGCCGCCCAGCTTCGCCTACACCAAGATGCCCCCCTTCTTGTGGCACTGACTGCGTATATGATCGAAGATACGGTCGACAACCGCGCAAAAATTGGTGTGGCGCGCATCCTGCACAAGCCTGTTTCTGCGCGCGCCTTGGCCGCAGTGCTGGCCAAAGTTCTGGGCGGCAACACATCAAATGCGGCGGCAGAATCATCCGAGCTGGACTTGGTTCTTCAATGCTTGCGCGAAGATATGTCAGACCTTGGCGCAGAGACGACGGGGCTTATTGTCGGTGAGTTTCTTAAGGACCTGACCGCAGCCGTTAACGCGGTCATTAACACATCAGGAGTTGTTCAGCAAAAGGCGGCGCACAAGCTCAAGGGCGCAGCTGCAAATTTCCGGCTAGAGAGTTTTTGCACCGCTTTGGCACTTGTTGAAGCAACAGCGGACGACGACGCTCTCAAGGCTATGCAACAGCTCGCAGACGAGGCCGCGCGCACCCTTGCAACAGCCGCAAGCTCTGCAGGGCTTCAGACAGATGCAGGGTCGACAAAATGA
- the torT gene encoding TMAO reductase system periplasmic protein TorT, whose amino-acid sequence MSNLVLRISKLYGAALRCSIALGAICLMMWGAPVTASPTQKARLFCVLVPHFKDEYWLSVGYGLEQEAARQNVELLLYEAGGYHARTEQIKLLNACAARGVDAILIGAVTSNHPELSQAIARIAQDVPVFGLVNELHSDALSGRVGVNWQDMGFAIGHHLRELHPKGTPPKTAVFISGPRIAGWTGPLEAGLRDGLADSAVTITGVFEDDTGLRQQLAAVETALEQHPEADFLIGSAPAVEAAIGLLAAQKRPQAPKLLSTYISHTVLRGLMNGDVLAASYDDPIGQGILAIRQAVNANASDNSEASVGPDVVLLAKGAQSVQRVRISSADYFPAID is encoded by the coding sequence GTGTCAAATCTTGTTTTGCGCATAAGCAAACTCTACGGGGCCGCCCTGCGCTGTTCAATCGCACTTGGTGCGATTTGTTTGATGATGTGGGGTGCGCCCGTTACGGCATCACCCACTCAGAAAGCGCGGCTGTTTTGTGTTTTGGTTCCCCATTTCAAGGATGAATACTGGCTTAGTGTCGGCTATGGGCTTGAACAAGAGGCCGCGCGCCAGAATGTCGAATTGCTGCTTTATGAGGCAGGCGGGTATCATGCGCGCACAGAGCAGATCAAATTGCTGAACGCCTGTGCCGCGCGGGGTGTTGATGCGATCTTGATCGGGGCGGTTACGTCAAACCACCCTGAACTTTCGCAGGCTATCGCGCGTATTGCGCAGGATGTACCTGTTTTCGGGCTGGTCAACGAGCTTCATTCAGATGCGCTGAGCGGGCGGGTCGGTGTCAACTGGCAAGACATGGGCTTTGCTATTGGCCACCATCTGCGCGAATTGCATCCGAAAGGCACACCGCCCAAAACTGCGGTGTTTATATCGGGGCCGCGTATTGCTGGCTGGACGGGTCCACTTGAGGCGGGTTTGCGTGATGGGCTTGCAGACAGTGCGGTTACGATCACCGGCGTTTTTGAGGATGATACAGGGCTGCGCCAGCAACTCGCAGCGGTCGAAACGGCCTTGGAACAGCATCCCGAGGCTGATTTTCTGATCGGGAGCGCACCTGCTGTTGAGGCCGCAATTGGCCTGCTCGCGGCACAGAAACGCCCACAAGCGCCCAAACTGCTTTCGACTTACATCAGCCACACGGTTTTGCGCGGTTTGATGAATGGCGATGTTCTAGCTGCATCCTATGATGATCCAATCGGACAGGGGATCCTGGCGATCCGGCAAGCTGTTAATGCCAATGCGTCAGATAACTCTGAGGCGTCGGTGGGGCCGGATGTTGTGCTTTTGGCAAAAGGGGCGCAAAGCGTGCAGCGTGTCAGGATTTCGTCGGCGGATTACTTTCCGGCTATTGATTAA
- a CDS encoding DUF411 domain-containing protein, with amino-acid sequence MPITTLTRRHLILIAGVAAIARPAFAAEPFIHIVKDRNCGCCTAWVDVLQAEGFTVTTEDSLGTLLMRYKSDNGIPQDMISCHTGRIDQYMLEGHVPPSDIRRLLVERPDAIGLAVPGMPYGSPGMGPESEREAYDVFLIRRNGTTEFFSRYEAA; translated from the coding sequence ATGCCCATCACCACATTGACACGCCGCCACTTGATACTGATTGCCGGAGTCGCAGCTATTGCTCGCCCAGCCTTTGCTGCAGAGCCCTTCATCCATATCGTCAAAGATCGAAACTGCGGATGCTGTACGGCTTGGGTCGATGTTTTGCAGGCTGAAGGCTTTACGGTCACCACCGAGGACAGCCTTGGAACATTGCTGATGCGCTACAAATCGGACAACGGCATCCCGCAGGACATGATATCGTGCCATACCGGCCGGATTGATCAGTATATGCTTGAAGGCCACGTGCCACCTTCCGATATTAGACGTCTTCTGGTCGAGCGTCCGGACGCCATCGGCTTGGCCGTTCCTGGCATGCCCTACGGCTCGCCGGGAATGGGGCCGGAAAGCGAACGCGAGGCATATGACGTGTTCCTGATCCGGCGCAACGGCACGACTGAATTCTTTTCGCGCTATGAGGCTGCGTAG